In Candidatus Melainabacteria bacterium RIFOXYA2_FULL_32_9, a single genomic region encodes these proteins:
- a CDS encoding phosphopyruvate hydratase — MPTFIENVKARQILDSRGNPTVEVDVALSGGVIGRASVPSGASTGINEALELRDEDKSCYCGKGVLQAVENVNEIIARELIDHDASNQYEIDKTMLELDGTENKGKLGANAILGVSLACARAAATAYEMPLYRYLGGVNAITLPVPMMNIINGGAHADNNVDIQEFMIAPVGACNFQEAIRWGAETFHALKSVLKQKGYVTAVGDEGGFAPNLSSNEEALDVILLAIEKAGFNTSTDIKLTLDVASSELYKDGKYVLEGEGKTFDKAQMVDFLKGLVNKYPIISIEDGMAEEDWEGWKMLTNEIGDRIQLVGDDLFVTNTKILAEGIIKGVGNSILVKVNQIGSLTETLATINLAQQSEYTTIISHRSGETEDTFIADLAVATNAGQIKTGSASRTDRVAKYNQLIRIEQELGAAAKYPGLRAFQGQKKAKTAQELYVKI; from the coding sequence ATGCCAACTTTTATTGAAAACGTTAAAGCAAGACAAATTTTAGACTCAAGAGGCAATCCAACAGTTGAAGTTGATGTGGCTTTATCAGGTGGTGTAATTGGTAGAGCTTCAGTTCCATCTGGAGCAAGTACAGGTATCAATGAAGCACTTGAATTAAGAGATGAAGATAAATCATGCTACTGTGGAAAAGGCGTATTACAAGCTGTTGAAAATGTAAACGAAATTATAGCAAGAGAACTTATTGACCATGATGCAAGCAATCAATATGAAATTGATAAAACAATGCTTGAACTTGATGGTACAGAAAATAAAGGTAAATTGGGCGCCAACGCTATTTTAGGCGTGAGCTTAGCATGTGCTAGAGCAGCTGCTACAGCTTATGAAATGCCACTTTATAGATACCTTGGTGGGGTAAATGCTATAACATTGCCTGTTCCGATGATGAATATTATTAACGGCGGAGCTCATGCTGATAATAACGTTGATATTCAAGAATTTATGATTGCTCCTGTTGGTGCATGTAACTTCCAGGAAGCTATCAGATGGGGTGCTGAAACATTTCATGCCCTTAAATCAGTATTAAAGCAAAAAGGCTATGTAACAGCTGTAGGTGACGAAGGTGGATTTGCTCCAAACCTTAGCTCTAATGAAGAAGCACTTGATGTAATACTTCTGGCTATTGAAAAAGCTGGCTTTAATACATCAACTGATATTAAACTTACACTTGATGTTGCAAGTTCTGAACTTTATAAAGATGGTAAATATGTTCTTGAAGGAGAAGGCAAAACATTTGATAAAGCTCAAATGGTGGACTTCTTAAAAGGTTTAGTAAATAAATATCCAATTATCTCAATCGAAGATGGCATGGCTGAAGAAGATTGGGAAGGCTGGAAAATGTTAACCAATGAAATTGGTGACAGAATCCAGTTAGTTGGTGATGATTTATTCGTTACAAATACCAAAATATTAGCTGAAGGCATTATTAAAGGTGTTGGTAATAGTATTCTTGTTAAAGTTAACCAGATTGGAAGTTTAACAGAAACATTAGCTACAATTAATCTTGCACAACAGTCTGAATACACAACCATTATTAGTCACAGATCAGGTGAAACAGAAGATACATTCATTGCTGATTTGGCTGTAGCTACAAATGCTGGTCAAATTAAAACAGGTTCCGCTAGCAGAACAGACCGTGTTGCTAAATACAATCAATTAATTAGAATTGAACAAGAATTAGGTGCTGCTGCTAAATATCCTGGCCTTAGAGCTTTCCAGGGCCAAAAAAAGGCTAAAACAGCTCAAGAATTATATGTAAAAATATAA
- a CDS encoding RNA-binding protein produces MRIDKFLKVSRLIKRRSVANEVSDQGRVFINDKPAKPSSQVKEGDKITIEYYNKSVKVEVLKVPAGNVSIQESKDLYKIIEEIQNTSE; encoded by the coding sequence ATGCGTATTGATAAGTTCCTAAAAGTCTCAAGATTAATAAAAAGAAGAAGCGTGGCTAATGAAGTTTCTGATCAAGGCAGAGTTTTTATAAATGATAAGCCTGCAAAGCCTTCAAGCCAGGTAAAAGAGGGAGACAAAATAACTATAGAATACTACAATAAGAGTGTAAAAGTAGAAGTTTTAAAAGTCCCAGCAGGAAATGTGTCAATACAAGAATCTAAAGATTTATACAAAATAATCGAAGAAATACAAAATACTAGTGAGTAG